The Triticum aestivum cultivar Chinese Spring chromosome 7B, IWGSC CS RefSeq v2.1, whole genome shotgun sequence genome window below encodes:
- the LOC123161016 gene encoding 26 kDa endochitinase 1-like, translating to MRALAVVSVLATAAMAIACARAAECGSQAGGATCPNCLCCSRFGWCGSTPEYCGHGCQSQCSGCGTPDPSGGGVSSIISRSLFDRMLLHRNNRACQAKGFYTYEAFLAAAAAFPGFGTTGGTATRKREVAAFLAQTSHETTGGWATAPNGPYAWGYCFKQERAKSNYCTPSMIWPCAPGRRYYGRGPIQLSHNYNYGPAGRGIGADLLGNPGLVATDSIVSFKTAMWFWMTVQPPKPSSHAVITGHWNPSVADRVAGRVPGFGVITNIVNGGKECGHGYDKRVADRIGFYKRYCHILGVTHGDNLDCYNQKHFPIIFS from the coding sequence ATGAGAGCGCTCGCGGTTGTGTCCGTGCTAGCCACGGCGGCCATGGCCATCGCCTGTGCGCGCGCCGCGGAGTGCGGTTCGCAAGCCGGCGGGGCGACCTGCCCGAACTGCCTCTGCTGCAGCCGCTTCGGCTGGTGCGGCTCTACCCCGGAGTACTGCGGCCACGGCTGCCAGAGCCAGTGCTCTGGCTGCGGCACGCCTGACCCCTCAGGTGGTGGCGTTTCCTCCATCATCTCCCGCTCACTATTCGACCGGATGCTGCTGCACCGCAACAATAGGGCGTGCCAAGCTAAGGGATTCTACACCTATGAGGCCTTCCTAGCTGCCGCGGCCGCCTTTCCGGGCTTCGGCACCACGGGCGGCACCGCCACCCGAAAGCGTGAGGTGGCCGCCTTCCTAGCGCAGACCTCCCATGAGACCACCGGCGGGTGGGCTACAGCCCCAAACGGGCCTTACGCGTGGGGCTATTGCTTCAAACAGGAGCGCGCTAAGTCCAACTACTGCACCCCAAGCATGATATGGCCATGTGCCCCCGGAAGACGCTACTATGGCCGAGGGCCCATCCAGCTCTCTCACAACTATAACTATGGGCCGGCGGGCCGGGGCATCGGGGCTGACCTGCTAGGCAACCCGGGCTTGGTGGCCACGGACTCGATCGTGTCATTCAAGACGGCGATGTGGTTCTGGATGACGGTGCAGCCACCCAAGCCCTCGAGCCACGCGGTGATAACGGGTCATTGGAATCCTTCAGTGGCGGACCGGGTTGCAGGGCGTGTGCCTGGGTTCGGCGTGATCACCAACATCGTCAACGGCGGGAAGGAGTGTGGGCATGGGTACGATAAGCGTGTTGCTGACCGGATCGGGTTTTACAAGCGCTACTGCCACATCCTCGGCGTCACCCATGGCGACAACCTTGACTGCTACAACCAGAAGCATTTCCCTATAATTTTTTCTTGA